Genomic window (Musa acuminata AAA Group cultivar baxijiao chromosome BXJ1-9, Cavendish_Baxijiao_AAA, whole genome shotgun sequence):
TAAGGTTGGTGTATGCTGAGATGAAGCCGAAGACaaaagtggtggagaaggagacGATTGTACCGTTCGTTAGGTTCCGGAAACGAAGCGGGGTTGGGTAGAAGGCGTGGCCCTTCGAGTGCGTTGACATGTTGGTGAGCATCAGCAGACCATCGGAGGTGACGTTGGCCACCCCATCGAAGGTAAGATTGAGGCGTCCGAATCCGTTGAAGGTGAAGCTATCATTTCCACTGCTAGAGGCTGGAAGCTTTAggtgggagaggaggaagaggcagaCCAAAGTCCTAAGAAACACTGCCGACAAGTTACAGAGCTTCTTCATGCTAGTTTTGGATTGACAGAGGAGGAGAGAGCTGTTGGCTTTGGTGTCTCACAGACCACATATGAAAGTAAGCACACAGAAGAACAGATAATATCCCCCACTGATATATAAGCGCAAAGAGGTTGAAGGTTTCAACCAGTCCAAGATGACTAGATTTAGGTACTCTGTGAAATACCCAGCAAAAAAACATACTTAAAATCTTCTTCTATTTCATCACATTGATTAAAGCTGGTAAACCTACATCATTCAACTTATAAACCTCATTTAATTCGACTCAATTCCGATAAGAGAGAACTGGATCATAAATCTCATTTCTATTGCAGAGGTCAAATAAATCTTTGGGTCTTCTTTCACTTGGTCATCTGCAGACAAAGCTTTGAATGATGGTGATGATCTGCGTGACGAAGCTATTTGAACATATTTGAACTTTCTCACCCTACACAGCTATCTGCAATGAACAATAGCAATAAAGGAACTATTTGCATACACTTCCACTCTATCAATAAGTTACAGTAGTTCAAGTAAAAAATCTAGGATCATCACTGTTAGTTGCATAGGGTTCGAATAGAGCTCTACGGAATGGAGTTATAATAGGGATTTCGATTTAGGATGACGATATTAAATTGAACTTGCGTGACCCGATGCTTAAGCTGCTTTGGGTCCAAGTTTTCAGCATGTCGATCGTATCCGCTGCTGCTGGTGTACGATTACATGCCCCAATGGCAGTCTCGATAAGTTTCTGTACGACCAAGAAAAGCCTCCTCTGGATTGGGCGACACGGTTTCGGGTCATCAAAGACGTGGCATCAGGCGTTCTGTATCTACATGACGACTGGAAGCAGGTTATAGTCCACGGAGACATCAAGGCGAGCAATGTGTTGCTCGACAGCGAATTGAATGGAAGACTGCGTGACTTCGGCCTAGCACGGTTTATGACCATGGAACCGATCCAAAGACCACCCGCGTCGTCGGAACCATCGGTTATCTTGCTCCCGAGCTCGCTCGAACCGGCAAGGCGACCACCGTCACCGACATGTTTGCTTTCGGCGTCTTCCTCCTTGAGGTTGCTTGCGGGAGGAGGCCGGTGGAGCGGATGGCGGAGGAGCAGTTGGTTCTATCGGATTGGGTGTTGGAGAACTGGAGGGAGGGGACGATACTGGCGACACGGGATCCAAGGCTGGGGGAAGACTACGCGGTGGAGGAGGTGGAGCTTGTTGAAGCTTGGATTGCGGTGCTCGCATCCACTTCCCACAGCAAGGCCGAGCATGCGCCAAGTCGTGCGCTACTTGGAGGGCCATGCACCGCTCGCCGAACTCTCGCCCACGTACCTCAGCTTCAGCGCTTTTGTGCAGGTTCACAACGAAGGTGCCGATGACCATATCACGTCGTATACTTCGTCGGTGGCTTCTGCATCGGTTATCTCCGGGGTCGATGACAGAGGAGGACATGGCTGTGTGTGTGTAGATTGCAAATGCTGTGCCGTGCCTGTAGATTCTTCTCATGTCTAACCTCCTGCAGAAACTGGAGTTGGAATCCGACTTGGCTCATCTTAGAGGTGTTGTTGTCGTGATCTATGATTCATGCAATTTGTAACTTAGTGTAGAACAAAACGAAAACCTCAATCGAGTCATGTATTTAATGGAAAGGGATGGAACTCACAGCTGTTGATACGCCTGACTTCATATAGAACTCGATTTGAAAGACGACAATCTGCAAACGAGGTTCGTCTGCTGTCCATAAATTAATCAAAGACATGTTCCACATCTCTCAAGACTTCCCTCTAGCTTCTCATCAATGGCTTGAGAAAGTTAAGGAGAGAGTGCGGCAAGTTATTTGTTTTATCATGTCATTTTTCTCTGATGTGTTCCCCGTGGAGGGTTTATCAAGAAACACTTAAAGTCATCGCATTCAATTCCAAGTCTCTTGCCCTGTACATGAAGGAACTCAAAGGTAAGAAAAGTATTTAGGAAGAATATGAACCTCTTGTATCTAATAATAAATCTTGCCCGTGTGTCACACTTTTGGTGAAAGAAGAAACACATGGTATGATATTAGTCCAACCAGTCAATTTTGCCTGTGTCAGACTAATGGTAATAGAAGACATTGCCCCACTTATTAAGTCCTGgatgcaaaaaaaaaatgaacATTCTAAACAAAATAAACAAGGCTCTTAGGTATCATTCGAGATCAAAAACAAAAACTGTACTTTCACATCGCGGAATAAACCTCTTACTAACTTGAACTCGAAGTGACTTCATCGGATACCTTCGGTACTAGTCTGGACGTAATGACTTTCAGGAAGTGAGGCAGATCAAATGAACTCGGTGACATATATCAATGATCAATTCTAACACTAATCGATGTGATATGAAAGGTTCGAGAGTTACACAGGAGGAGAGATTAGTCAAGCTGGAAATGTAACCTTGAATCTCTCGATGTCAAGAATTTGTGGTGATGAGAAATTGTGATAACAGGTAATAAGCACCCCAAAGTATTGATCTTGAATTGCTGCATGCTTCTATATATGCAAACCACAGACACCAAAGCCAACATCTCTCTTCGCTCTTCTCTGTTCATTAAAAATATATCACTTACTGGAGTGCAACAGAGTCGAAATCTACTTTATCCTGTGAAATTGTTCTGAATCCTGCAAGACTGCAATGTTCCTCAAGGCTTTGGTatgccttctcctcttcctcctcctccacaggAGATCGAGTCTTGCAGCCTCTTCCAATGGaagtgatgatggtgatgatttcATCTTCAATGGATTCGGAGGAGCTAATCTTACTCTCGACGGGGTCGCATCGATCACTTCCACTGGTCTTCTGATGGTCACCGACGCGTCAATGGAGACGAAAGGCCACGCCTTCCACCCATCCCCACTTCGCTTCAGAGACCTGTCTAATGGTACAGTcatctccttctccaccacttttGCTTTCGGATTCATCTCAGACTACCCAGGTCTTAGTGGCCATGGCATGGCCTTCGTGATTTCACACACCAAGGACTTCTCCAAAGCCTTAGGAAGTCAGTTCTTAGGCCTTTTCAACCAGAGCAGCAAGGCTAATAGCTCAAGCAATCATGTCCTTGCGATTGAGCTTGACACAATCCTTAGTCCTGATTTCCAAGACATCGATGACAATCATGTCGGGATCGATATCAACACCTTGATATCCAACAAGTCCCACACCGCTGGTTACTATGATGACCACACTGGTTCGTTCGAAAGATTAAGCCTTAAAAGTGGCCAAGCCATGCAAGTTTGGATAGACTACCATGCTCGAGATATGCTACTTAATGTTACCTTAGCTCCAATCCCGATGGCCAAACCCCATAGGCCTCTCTTATCTGCGGTCATCGATCTTAAAAGCGTGTTATTGGATCTCATGTATGTTGGATTCTCCTCCTCCACTGGTCCTTGGCTAACATCTCATTACGTCCTTGGTTGGAGCTTTAAGATGAATGGCGTAGCCCAAGCTCTCGACCTCTCCCTGCTGCCTTCTCTTCCTCGTGCGAAATCAAATCACAAGTTAAAGGTTTTGCGCATCCGGCTACCCTTGGCGTCAGCTACACTTGTTTTAATCATCGTGGGGATCGTCGTGTTCATCCTGAGACGGAGGACCAAGTATTCAGAGCTCCTGGAAGACTGGGAGCTCGAGTACGGTCCTCATCGGTTCTCCTACAAGGATTTGTTCAAGGCTGCCAAGGGTTTCAGGGACACAGAGCTTCTCGGAAGGGGCGGGTTCGGGAGAGTGTACAAGGGTGTGCTACAGTCTTCTAGATCGGAGGTTGCAATTAAAAGAGTGTCCCATGGATCAAGACAGGGTATGAGAGAGTTCATTGCGGAGATCGTCAGCCTCGGTCGCCTCCGCCACCGAAACCTCGTCCAATTGCTGGGCTACTGCCGACGCCAAGGAGAGCTTCTGTTGGTGTATGATTACATGCCCAATGGCAGCCTCGAAAAGTTCCTACATGATCAAGCTAAGCCTACTCTGGATTGGGCGACCCGATTTCGGATCATCAAAGGCGTGGCTTCAGGTCTATTATATCTTCACGAAGACTGGGAGCAAGTCGTCATCCACAGAGACATTAAGGCGAGTAATGTGTTGCTCGATAATGAATTGAATGGAAGGTTGGGCGACTTTGGCCTAGCAAGGTTGTACGATCATGGAACGGATCCACAGACCACTCATGTCGTGGGAACCATGGGTTATCTTGCTCCCGAGCTTGCTCGAACCGGCAAGGCGACCACCATCACCGACGTGTTTGCGTTCGGGGCATTCCTTCTGGAGGTTGCTTGCGGCAGGAGGCCGGTGGACCCGACGGCGCACGAGGAGCAGCTGGTTCTACAGGATTGGGTGGTGGAGAAATGGCGGAAGGGATCGATACTGGAGACGAGGGATCCGAGGCTGGGAGAAGAGTACGCGGTGGAGGAGGTGGAGCTTGTTCTGAAGCTTGGACTGCTGTGCTCGCATCCGCTGCCCACAGCGCGGCCCAGCATGCGCCAAGTCGTGCGGTACTTGGAAGGCCATGCGCCACTCCCGGAGCTGTCGCCCGCGAACCTGAGCTTCAGCCTTCTCGCGCTGCATCGCAAGGTTGGTTTCGATGACCATATCATGTCGTGTCCTTCCTCCTCGGTGGCTACTGCATCTATGCTTTCTGGAGGTCGATGATCGAGTGTCCATGAACAGATTGGAATTGCAATTGATGTAATGATATTGGAATCGTAAGCACATAATGTGTAAATACAATATCAATAGTTGGTTTGGGCCCATTTGGACCACCGTCAACCTATAAAGAAGGAGCATATGGTTAGTTTTGAATGCAGTAAAAAATTAAGAATACAGTATGAGAATAAGAAGGCATCCATCAATTTCGTTGATAGGTTGGAATCCCATGCGAACGCCGCTTCTATTCTTGCCATGCCATTGACCAGTGGGTGCTGCCTTCGCCTCCTGTCGCTGTTCTTCAGCGTAGTCAGCCGAGCCGAGGCAAAAGCAGTTTGCGTGTCTGAAAGAGAACTCTTCTTCAAACTTGTGGCATCAGGGTTTCAATTTCTTGCGTGGTCTTCCTTCCCTTGGTCGTCGTCTCCACTACCAATGGGGTCCCATCTGCACCATTCCATTTCCTCTCTGCGGAATACCTGCTGCGAAATTGACCCCTACTGTTGATCTTAGACTTGTCTATTATACTCCAATTCTGCCTAACTCTTTGTCTCACATTTAATGAAATAGAAGATGATGATGCTATTTATGCTTGTTGGGTTTATGAACCTTCCATCTCTGTGCTTAGACATCA
Coding sequences:
- the LOC135592793 gene encoding L-type lectin-domain containing receptor kinase SIT2-like, whose protein sequence is MFLKALVCLLLFLLLHRRSSLAASSNGSDDGDDFIFNGFGGANLTLDGVASITSTGLLMVTDASMETKGHAFHPSPLRFRDLSNGTVISFSTTFAFGFISDYPGLSGHGMAFVISHTKDFSKALGSQFLGLFNQSSKANSSSNHVLAIELDTILSPDFQDIDDNHVGIDINTLISNKSHTAGYYDDHTGSFERLSLKSGQAMQVWIDYHARDMLLNVTLAPIPMAKPHRPLLSAVIDLKSVLLDLMYVGFSSSTGPWLTSHYVLGWSFKMNGVAQALDLSLLPSLPRAKSNHKLKVLRIRLPLASATLVLIIVGIVVFILRRRTKYSELLEDWELEYGPHRFSYKDLFKAAKGFRDTELLGRGGFGRVYKGVLQSSRSEVAIKRVSHGSRQGMREFIAEIVSLGRLRHRNLVQLLGYCRRQGELLLVYDYMPNGSLEKFLHDQAKPTLDWATRFRIIKGVASGLLYLHEDWEQVVIHRDIKASNVLLDNELNGRLGDFGLARLYDHGTDPQTTHVVGTMGYLAPELARTGKATTITDVFAFGAFLLEVACGRRPVDPTAHEEQLVLQDWVVEKWRKGSILETRDPRLGEEYAVEEVELVLKLGLLCSHPLPTARPSMRQVVRYLEGHAPLPELSPANLSFSLLALHRKVGFDDHIMSCPSSSVATASMLSGGR